The Desulfarculaceae bacterium genome window below encodes:
- a CDS encoding efflux RND transporter periplasmic adaptor subunit, giving the protein MKKTWLISAVLLAAALGLAALLMGGGEGDAEAYRTVTVRRGDIKSTVASTGKLAPLHTVEVGSQVSGNIKELYADYNSAVKKDQVIALIDPEIYQAHVNQAKAQVKKARVNLLRSKKETAAAQAAENNARAQLFAARAVFREAELDYQRKAKLTKRGAISASQMDAALARKDNAQGAVQMAQAKLVSAQAQIDQALALEKFAAAEIAAREAELQLAAMKLDYCTIRSPIDGVVITRNVDAGQTVAATLQSPVLFTIAEDLKHMQVEVDVSEADVGQIRPGQEVEFTVDAFQDQRFQAKVNQVRNSATSIQNVVTYKIVADVGNDQLLLRPGMTANVTIVLATVGDTLKVPNAALRFKPPGRIGRARESKRPPINERPLYKKIVQALALDEAQARELVNILSRSEQKLKAAYSLPEDSRDLPQALRAFFRQVLSELHNILRQDQYAKFAAFRAALKKVRKRSDRGQGRRATIYVAGENGPMALPIRVGISDETETQVIGGELKAGDKVIVGLALVSERDAASSGGGMLMKFFRKGN; this is encoded by the coding sequence ATGAAAAAGACTTGGCTAATCTCGGCTGTCCTCCTCGCGGCGGCCCTAGGGCTGGCCGCCCTCCTGATGGGAGGCGGCGAGGGGGACGCGGAAGCTTACCGCACCGTCACCGTGCGCAGGGGCGATATCAAGTCCACGGTGGCCTCCACCGGCAAGCTGGCTCCCCTGCACACCGTGGAGGTCGGGAGCCAGGTGTCGGGCAACATCAAGGAGCTGTATGCGGACTACAACTCGGCGGTCAAAAAGGACCAGGTGATCGCCCTCATCGACCCCGAGATCTACCAGGCCCATGTGAACCAGGCCAAGGCTCAGGTCAAAAAGGCCAGGGTGAACCTGCTCAGGAGCAAAAAGGAGACCGCCGCCGCCCAGGCCGCCGAGAACAACGCCAGGGCTCAACTCTTTGCCGCCCGCGCCGTCTTCCGGGAGGCCGAGCTCGACTACCAGCGCAAGGCCAAGCTCACCAAGCGCGGGGCCATCTCCGCCAGCCAGATGGACGCGGCCCTGGCCCGCAAGGACAACGCCCAGGGGGCGGTGCAAATGGCCCAGGCCAAACTGGTATCCGCCCAGGCCCAGATAGACCAGGCCCTGGCCCTGGAAAAGTTCGCCGCGGCGGAGATCGCCGCCCGGGAGGCGGAACTCCAACTGGCGGCCATGAAGCTGGACTACTGCACCATCCGCTCACCCATTGACGGGGTGGTCATCACCCGCAACGTGGACGCGGGGCAGACCGTGGCGGCGACCCTGCAATCGCCGGTGCTGTTCACCATCGCCGAAGACCTGAAGCACATGCAGGTGGAGGTGGATGTCAGCGAGGCGGACGTGGGCCAGATCAGGCCGGGGCAGGAAGTGGAATTCACGGTGGATGCCTTCCAAGACCAACGGTTTCAGGCCAAGGTCAATCAGGTGCGCAACTCGGCCACCAGTATCCAGAATGTGGTGACCTACAAGATCGTGGCGGACGTGGGCAACGACCAGTTGTTGCTGCGGCCGGGCATGACCGCCAACGTGACCATCGTGCTGGCCACGGTGGGCGACACCCTCAAGGTCCCTAACGCCGCCCTGCGCTTCAAGCCCCCGGGCAGGATAGGCCGGGCCAGGGAAAGCAAGCGGCCCCCCATAAACGAGAGGCCCTTATACAAGAAGATTGTCCAGGCCCTGGCCCTGGACGAGGCCCAGGCGCGGGAGCTGGTCAACATCCTGTCCCGCAGCGAGCAGAAGCTCAAGGCGGCCTATTCCCTGCCGGAGGACAGCCGGGACCTGCCCCAGGCCTTGCGCGCCTTTTTCAGGCAGGTTCTCAGCGAACTCCACAACATTCTGCGTCAGGACCAGTACGCCAAGTTCGCGGCCTTTCGGGCGGCTTTGAAAAAGGTGCGCAAGCGGTCGGACCGAGGCCAAGGCCGCCGCGCCACGATCTACGTGGCCGGAGAAAACGGCCCCATGGCCCTGCCCATACGCGTGGGCATATCCGATGAAACCGAGACCCAGGTGATCGGCGGCGAACTGAAGGCGGGCGACAAGGTGATCGTGGGGCTGGCCTTGGTTTCGGAGCGGGACGCGGCCTCCTCGGGGGGCGGCATGCTCATGAAGTTTTTCCGCAAGGGGAACTAG